One genomic segment of Hordeum vulgare subsp. vulgare chromosome 2H, MorexV3_pseudomolecules_assembly, whole genome shotgun sequence includes these proteins:
- the LOC123426340 gene encoding uncharacterized protein At2g23090 has product MGGGNAQKSKMARERNLEKLKGGKGSQLEANKKAMNIQCKICMQTFICTTSEAKCKEHAEAKHPKSDLVQCFPHLKQ; this is encoded by the exons ATGGGCGGCGGCAACGCTCAGAAGTCCAAGATGGCGAGGGAGAGGAACCTCGAGAAGCTGAAGGGCGGCAAGG GGAGCCAGCTCGAGGCCAACAAGAAGGCCATGAACATCCAG TGCAAGATATGCATGCAGACTTTCATCTGCACCACCTCTGAAGCAAAGTGCAAGGAGCACGCCGAGGCGAAGCATCCGAAGAGCGACCTTGTCCAGTGCTTCCCCCACCTCAAGCAGTGA